In Panthera leo isolate Ple1 chromosome E3, P.leo_Ple1_pat1.1, whole genome shotgun sequence, a genomic segment contains:
- the SRL gene encoding LOW QUALITY PROTEIN: sarcalumenin (The sequence of the model RefSeq protein was modified relative to this genomic sequence to represent the inferred CDS: inserted 1 base in 1 codon), which yields MRALVLLCCFVASLLLPGQTELQVSASGGTEDVGNLLENHFSAGDASLEEKERALYAEAAPREKTLLLHSPDGREAEGSEQTAAGAPAAAAAAAATGPGSGPEASLSNASASKSAAPGDPAGPGQEEAGPPGGEDGPEEELGLGEGPGQEGVPGEAEGQTGSSMVPEEAKEVVGNHAEQGAAVGTAQLEGLGGIEVKEAHAPETQQEDSPGPDQEPKVPDGTLDLDTETEEGAEDHGEPTLTLASETGSAQSFEAGGTQEAQRPEAQAPGLTEEGLDVSSEEESGDHSGDEEGEGSVSEESEEDSGDGASSEEEEEEKEEEQEQEEQEEXGTLEEAGEPQEAAATASPGDEGTQLISEESNTGPEGDETEEPDEGPQEEVEDVSEEVPMRDRSHIEKTLMLNEDKPVDDYSVVLQRLRKIYHSSIKPLEQSYKYNELRQHEITDGEITSKPMVLFLGPWSVGKSTMINYLLGLENTRYQLYTGAEPTTSEFTVLMHGPKLKTIEGIVMAADSARSFSPLEKFGQNFLEKLIGIEVPHKLLERVTFVDTPGIIENRKQQERGYPFNDVCQWFIDRADLIFVVFDPTKLDVGLELEMLFRQLKGRESQIRIILNKADNLATQMLMRVYGALFWSLAPLINVTEPPRVYVSSFWPQDYKPDTHRDLFLKEEISLLEDLNQVIENRLENKIAFIRQHAIRVRIHALLVDRYLQTYKDKMTFFSDGELVFKDIVEDPDKFYIFKTILAKTNVSKFDLPNREAYKDFFGINPISSFKLLSQQCSYMGGCFLEKIERAITQELPSLLGSLGLGKNPSALNCDKTGCGETPKNRYKKH from the exons AACTGCAAGTTTCCGCCTCGGGTGGCACAGAAGATGTTGGCAATTTGTTGGAGAATCATTTCTCTGCTGGAGATGCAAGTctagaggagaaggaaagggcgCTTTATGCGGAGGCCGCCCCTCGAGAGAAGACCCTGCTCCTTCACTCCCCGGATGGCAGGGAGGCTGAGGGCTCGGAGCAGACAGCCGCCGGGGcccccgctgctgctgctgctgctgccgccaccGGCCCGGGCTCTGGTCCCGAAGCCAGCCTCTCCAATGCCTCAGCCTCAAAGTCAGCTGCCCCCGGGGACCCTGCGGGGCCTGGGCAGGAAGAAGCAGGCCCACCAGGAGGGGAGGATGGGCCTGAGGAAGAGCTGGGTTTGGGAGAGGGCCCAGGACAGGAGGGGGTTCCTGGGGAGGCCGAAGGACAGACTGGGAGTAGCATGGTCCCTGAAGAGGCCAAAGAAGTCGTAGGCAACCACGCCGAGCAGGGGGCAGCAGTAGGGACCGCACAGCTTGAAGGCTTGGGGGGCATAGAGGTCAAGGAGGCCCATGCCCCAGAGACACAGCAGGAGGACAGTCCAGGGCCTGATCAGGAGCCAAAGGTGCCAGACGGAACCTTGGACCTGGACACAGAAACTGAGGAGGGGGCTGAGGACCACGGGGAGCCCACCCTCACCCTGGCCTCGGAGACCGGCAGTGCACAGAGCTTTGAGGCGGGGGGCACCCAGGAGGCCCAGCGCCCTGAGGCCCAGGCACCAGGGCTAACTGAGGAGGGCCTGGATGTCTCCTCTGAAGAGGAGAGTGGTGACCACAGCGGAGATGAGGAAGGAGAAGGCTCTGTGTCCGAAGAATCCGAGGAGGACAGTGGTGACGGGGCTAgttcagaagaagaagaggaagaaaaagaagaagaacaagaacaagaagaacaagaag gggGCACCCTGGAGGAAGCCGGGGAACCCCAGGAAGCAGCAGCAACTGCAAGCCCTGGGGACGAGGGGACCCAACTGATCTCAGAGGAATCAAATACAGGGCCTGAGGGGGACGAGACAGAGGAACCCGACGAGGGGCCTCAGG aAGAGGTGGAGGATGTGAGTGAAGAAGTCCCGATGAGGGACCGCTCCCACATCGAGAAAACTCTGATGCTGAATGAGGACAAGCCTGTTGATGATTACTCTG TGGTGCTGCAGCGGCTTCGAAAGATCTACCATTCGTCCATCAAGCCCTTGGAGCAGTCCTACAAATACAACGAGCTTCGGCAGCACGAGATCACAG ATGGGGAGATTACTTCCAAGCCAATGGTGCTGTTCCTGGGACCGTGGAGCGTTGGCAAATCCACCATGATAAACTACCTCCTTGGGTTGGAAAACACTCGCTACCAGCTCTATACAG GTGCTGAGCCCACCACCTCTGAGTTCACGGTCCTCATGCACGGGCCCAAGCTGAAAACCATCGAGGGTATTGTCATGGCTGCTGATAGCGCCCGGTCCTTCTCCCCCCTTGAGAAATTTGGCCAGAATTTCCTGGAGAAGCTGATTGGCATCGAGGTTCCCCACAAACTTCTGGAGCGGGTCACTTTTGTGGATACACCAGGCATCATTGAGAACCGCAAGCAGCAAGAAAGAG GTTACCCCTTCAATGACGTGTGCCAGTGGTTCATCGACAGGGCAGACCTCATCTTTGTCGTCTTTGACCCAACCAAGCTGGATGTGGGTCTGGAGCTGGAGATGCTCTTCCGGCAGCTGAAGGGGCGCGAATCCCAGATAAGGATCATCCTGAACAAGGCCGACAACCTGGCCACACAGATGCTCATGCGGGTCTATGGGGCCCTCTTCTGGAGCTTGGCCCCGCTCATCAACGTCACAGAGCCCCCTCGGGTTTACGTCAGCTCCTTCTGGCCACAAGACTACAAGCCCGACACCCACCGGGACCTGTTCCTCAAGGAAGAGATCTCGCTCCTGGAAGACCTGAACCAGGTGATCGAGAACAGGTTGGAGAACAAGATCGCCTTCATCCGCCAGCATGCCATCCGGGTCCGCATTCATGCCCTCCTGGTGGACCGCTATCTGCAGACTTACAAGGACAAAATGACCTTCTTCAGTGACGGAGAACTGGTCTTTAAGGACATTGTGGAAGACCCTGACAAATTCTACATCTTCAAGACCATCCTGGCAAAGACCAATGTCAGCAAATTTGACCTTCCCAACCGCGAGGCCTATAAGGACTTCTTTGGCATCAACCCCATCTCCAGTTTCAAGCTGTTGTCTCAGCAGTGCTCCTACATGGGGGGCTGTTTTCTGGAGAAGATTGAGCGGGCCATCACACAGGAGCTCCCCAGCCTCCTGGgaagcctggggctggggaagaaTCCCAGTGCTCTCAACTGTGACAAAACAGGGTGTGGCGAGACCCCAAAGAATCGCTATAAGAAACACTAG